One part of the Desulfonema ishimotonii genome encodes these proteins:
- a CDS encoding ABC transporter permease: protein MWKRFIHSYLFYSFRRDPVAIVSFVIFMILVCMSIAAPLIAPHNPYDTATIDIMDSEMPPSWLDGGEPRFLMGTDTQGRDMLSTMLYGMRISVFIGCGAVLLQALIGIAVGLISGYAGGKLDAFLMRLADIQLSFSTLMVAILISAIFQLAFGVGQYEDMAVPLLVVIIGLAEWPQYARTVRASVLGEKKKEYVEAARVIGLPPLRIMCRHILPNTLSPVLVISTVQIANAVMSEAALSFLGLGMPVTKPSLGSLINAGFEYIFSGLWWITFFPGLLLVLFVVVVNLLGDWLRDVLNPKLYKG from the coding sequence ATGTGGAAACGCTTTATCCATTCTTATCTGTTTTACAGCTTTCGGCGGGATCCGGTGGCCATTGTCAGCTTTGTGATCTTTATGATCCTGGTCTGCATGAGCATCGCCGCCCCTCTGATCGCCCCCCACAATCCCTATGATACCGCAACCATCGACATCATGGATTCGGAAATGCCGCCGTCATGGCTGGACGGGGGAGAGCCCCGCTTTCTGATGGGCACGGATACCCAGGGCCGGGACATGCTGAGTACCATGCTCTACGGAATGCGGATCTCCGTATTTATCGGCTGCGGCGCGGTGCTGCTTCAGGCCCTGATCGGCATTGCGGTCGGCCTGATCTCCGGATACGCCGGGGGAAAGCTGGATGCATTTCTGATGCGTCTGGCCGATATTCAGCTCTCCTTCTCGACCCTGATGGTGGCCATTCTCATCAGCGCGATTTTTCAGCTCGCCTTCGGGGTGGGACAATATGAGGATATGGCCGTGCCCCTGCTGGTGGTGATCATCGGGCTGGCCGAGTGGCCCCAGTACGCCCGCACTGTCCGGGCGTCGGTGCTGGGGGAGAAGAAAAAGGAGTATGTGGAGGCGGCCCGTGTCATCGGCCTGCCGCCCCTTCGGATCATGTGCCGCCACATTCTGCCCAACACCCTCTCGCCTGTGCTGGTCATCTCCACGGTTCAGATCGCCAACGCGGTGATGAGCGAGGCGGCGCTTTCCTTTCTGGGGCTGGGCATGCCCGTGACCAAGCCGTCCCTGGGGTCGCTGATCAACGCCGGTTTTGAGTATATCTTCAGCGGACTCTGGTGGATCACCTTTTTCCCCGGCCTGCTGCTCGTCCTCTTCGTGGTCGTGGTCAACCTTCTGGGGGACTGGCTCCGGGATGTGCTCAATCCGAAACTTTATAAGGGGTGA
- a CDS encoding ABC transporter substrate-binding protein — MKRLLVLLSVMLMLLSLGMTANAAEGQTIGKEIKVAMDADPVSLDPHVQLSAGMLQYSHLVFDPLVRWNKKMEFESRLATKWERVSDTAMRFYLRKGVKFHSGNPFTAEDVKWTLERLKVSQDYKGLFEPFDSAKVIDDHTVDIITKKPYALLLNMATYIFPMDRKFYRGMDENGKYKDAIVKVGPSFALKNESGTGKYKVTYREQGVRTVFEKFADYWDTASPGNADKITLTPIKEDATRMAALLSGDVDFIMPVPPQDYARIEKDANVQLVTMPGSRIITFQLNQSRRPEFKDKRVRQAMVYAVNNAGIAKKIMKGTATPAGQQAPEGFAGYKANLTPRYDLEKAKALMKEAGLEKGFECTMIAPNNRYVNDEKIAEAVVGMLSKINIRVSLKAMPKAQFWDQFDAKVADIQMIGWHPDTEDSANYTEFLLMCINTETGYGQYNSGTYCNPKVDELILASQSETDLAKRRVLLQEAEQILYDDAAFIPLHWQNLSWAGKKNLEIEPIVNVQNFPYFGDLVVQ, encoded by the coding sequence ATGAAGAGATTGCTTGTACTGCTGAGTGTGATGCTGATGCTCCTGAGCCTGGGAATGACCGCAAACGCGGCAGAGGGACAGACCATAGGTAAAGAGATTAAGGTGGCGATGGACGCCGACCCGGTTTCCCTGGATCCCCATGTTCAGTTGTCCGCCGGAATGCTCCAGTATTCCCATTTGGTATTTGACCCACTGGTCCGCTGGAACAAAAAAATGGAATTCGAGTCACGTCTGGCCACCAAATGGGAGCGGGTCAGCGACACTGCCATGCGGTTTTACCTGCGAAAGGGCGTTAAATTTCATAGCGGCAATCCCTTTACCGCCGAGGACGTCAAATGGACCTTGGAACGCCTCAAGGTCAGCCAGGACTACAAGGGGCTGTTCGAGCCCTTTGACAGCGCCAAGGTCATTGACGACCATACCGTGGATATTATCACCAAAAAGCCCTACGCCCTGCTGCTCAACATGGCGACCTACATCTTCCCCATGGACAGAAAATTTTACCGGGGCATGGATGAAAACGGCAAATACAAAGATGCCATTGTCAAGGTCGGCCCCTCCTTTGCCCTGAAAAATGAGTCCGGGACCGGAAAATACAAAGTCACCTACCGCGAGCAGGGGGTGAGGACGGTCTTTGAAAAGTTTGCGGACTACTGGGATACCGCCTCTCCGGGAAATGCGGATAAAATCACCCTCACCCCCATCAAGGAAGACGCCACCCGCATGGCTGCGCTGCTTTCCGGCGATGTGGATTTCATCATGCCGGTGCCGCCTCAGGACTACGCCCGGATTGAAAAAGACGCCAACGTGCAGCTCGTCACCATGCCCGGCAGCCGGATCATCACCTTCCAGCTCAACCAGAGCCGTCGCCCGGAATTCAAGGACAAACGGGTCCGGCAGGCAATGGTCTACGCAGTCAACAACGCGGGCATCGCCAAGAAGATCATGAAGGGGACCGCCACCCCGGCCGGCCAGCAGGCTCCCGAAGGCTTCGCCGGTTACAAGGCAAACCTGACCCCCCGCTACGATCTGGAAAAGGCCAAGGCGCTTATGAAAGAGGCCGGGCTTGAAAAAGGCTTTGAATGCACCATGATCGCCCCCAACAACCGCTACGTCAACGACGAAAAGATTGCCGAGGCCGTGGTCGGTATGCTCTCCAAAATCAATATCAGGGTCAGTCTGAAGGCCATGCCCAAGGCCCAGTTCTGGGATCAGTTCGACGCCAAGGTGGCGGACATCCAGATGATCGGGTGGCACCCGGATACCGAAGACTCTGCCAATTACACGGAATTCCTGCTCATGTGCATCAACACGGAGACCGGTTATGGCCAGTACAACAGCGGCACCTACTGCAACCCCAAAGTGGATGAGCTGATTCTGGCCTCCCAGAGCGAAACCGATCTGGCCAAACGGCGTGTCCTGCTTCAGGAAGCGGAGCAGATCCTCTATGACGATGCGGCATTTATTCCGCTGCACTGGCAGAACCTCTCCTGGGCCGGAAAGAAAAATCTGGAGATCGAGCCGATTGTCAACGTCCAGAACTTCCCGTATTTCGGCGATCTGGTCGTTCAGTAA
- a CDS encoding efflux transporter outer membrane subunit, with the protein MKRHHIALIISLLFSLQALACSPFAPDLRQSPEGHLPEHYSRYQPGDQTSALWWRTFNDPELDDLVREALAGNFSIREAWARLRQARALAVQAGASLYPDLTLNSGTTQGRQRTKTGSGASAGPVRSYALGMVSSYELDLWGRIRSGQEAARLEAVATREDLSAAAMTLAASVTERWADIISRRMQRRLLEKQLKTNQTYLELVELRFRKSMVSALDVYQQRQVVEQVRAQIPQVAEQEQRLMHELALLLGKPPRAQVRISRKSVPWPDRLPETGLPAALLANRPDVRAAGLRLRSADWQVAAAEADRLPAITLTGTAQLGAEDLDLIFDNWLLRLAGNLAAPILDGNRRRAEVERTLAKADENLWAYRQTVYTALKEVEDALVGEVRQREHIRALERQMDAARSALTQAGERYRKGISDYLPVLTQLLAVQRLERDMIQRRAELLIERVSLHRALGGTWTGRLTPDGRLSKRTVQK; encoded by the coding sequence ATGAAACGACATCACATTGCGCTGATCATCAGTCTTCTTTTTAGCCTGCAGGCGCTGGCCTGCTCACCGTTTGCCCCGGATCTCCGGCAATCGCCCGAAGGCCATCTGCCGGAACACTACTCGCGCTATCAGCCGGGAGATCAGACGTCGGCGTTGTGGTGGCGGACCTTTAACGACCCGGAACTGGACGATCTGGTCCGGGAAGCCCTGGCCGGAAATTTCAGCATCAGAGAGGCCTGGGCGCGTCTCCGTCAGGCACGGGCGCTGGCGGTTCAGGCCGGTGCATCCCTCTACCCGGACCTGACGCTGAACAGCGGAACCACACAGGGCCGACAGCGAACAAAGACCGGGTCGGGCGCGTCCGCCGGGCCGGTGAGATCCTATGCCCTGGGTATGGTGAGCAGCTATGAACTGGATCTCTGGGGACGGATTCGCTCCGGGCAGGAGGCGGCCCGGCTGGAAGCGGTCGCCACGCGGGAAGACCTCAGTGCCGCCGCCATGACCCTGGCTGCGTCCGTCACGGAACGCTGGGCCGATATCATCTCCCGGCGGATGCAGAGACGCCTGCTGGAAAAGCAGTTGAAGACCAACCAGACCTATCTGGAACTGGTGGAACTCCGGTTCCGCAAAAGCATGGTCTCGGCCCTGGACGTGTATCAGCAGCGACAGGTGGTGGAACAGGTCCGGGCCCAGATCCCCCAGGTGGCGGAGCAGGAACAGCGGCTGATGCACGAGCTGGCGCTGCTGCTGGGCAAACCACCCCGTGCGCAGGTACGGATCAGCCGGAAATCCGTTCCCTGGCCCGACCGGCTCCCGGAAACCGGTCTGCCTGCGGCGCTTCTGGCCAACCGGCCGGATGTGCGGGCCGCCGGCCTGCGGCTTCGGTCGGCGGACTGGCAGGTGGCGGCGGCAGAGGCCGACCGGCTCCCGGCCATTACGCTGACCGGTACGGCACAACTGGGCGCAGAGGATCTGGATCTGATTTTTGACAACTGGCTGCTCCGTCTCGCCGGAAACCTGGCCGCCCCCATCCTTGACGGGAATCGGCGCAGGGCCGAGGTGGAGCGGACCCTGGCAAAGGCCGATGAAAATCTGTGGGCCTACCGCCAGACCGTTTACACGGCCCTGAAAGAGGTGGAAGACGCCCTGGTGGGCGAAGTCCGGCAGCGGGAACACATCCGCGCCCTGGAGCGTCAGATGGATGCGGCCCGGAGCGCACTGACCCAGGCCGGCGAACGCTACCGCAAAGGCATTTCAGATTACCTGCCCGTGCTGACCCAGTTACTGGCCGTTCAGCGGTTGGAACGGGATATGATTCAGCGGCGGGCGGAACTGCTGATCGAACGGGTCAGCCTGCACCGGGCTTTGGGCGGGACATGGACCGGCAGGCTGACGCCCGATGGCCGCCTCAGTAAAAGGACTGTGCAAAAATAA
- a CDS encoding ABC transporter permease produces the protein MFAFIVKRVTQAVFVMLVISLIGFSIRHQIGDPVRDIVGISVSAAERDALREDLGLNDPFLMQYVRFLKNALHGDIGMSFFFKKPALAVILSKAPATLELVFCSSLLVILLSVPTGIYAAINPRHWFSRLALGGSIVGVSVPVFLTAIVLIYIFSVELQWLPSYGRGETVNIGGWQSGLLTADGLKHLIMPSIALSSIMLPLFIRLIRSEMMEVLETEYIKFAWAKGLRPWRIRFVHAFKNTLLPVITVGGVQIGIMIAYTILTETVFQWQGMGFMFLEAVERSDTTLIVAYMIMVGAIFVVVNTVVDIIYGLVNPMVRVTGRT, from the coding sequence ATGTTTGCCTTTATTGTAAAACGTGTGACCCAGGCGGTCTTTGTGATGCTGGTCATCAGCCTTATCGGGTTTTCCATCCGGCATCAGATCGGTGATCCGGTGCGGGATATTGTGGGTATTTCCGTGTCTGCGGCAGAGCGGGATGCTCTGCGGGAGGATCTGGGGCTGAACGATCCGTTTCTTATGCAGTATGTCCGCTTTCTGAAAAATGCCCTGCACGGGGATATCGGGATGTCTTTTTTCTTCAAGAAGCCCGCGCTGGCGGTTATTCTCTCCAAAGCACCGGCCACGCTGGAGCTGGTCTTCTGCAGCAGCCTCCTGGTGATTCTGCTCTCCGTTCCCACGGGCATCTATGCGGCCATCAACCCCAGGCACTGGTTTTCCCGGCTGGCCCTGGGCGGCAGTATTGTGGGGGTGTCGGTTCCGGTTTTTCTGACCGCCATCGTCCTGATTTATATTTTCTCGGTGGAGCTTCAGTGGCTGCCCTCCTACGGGCGGGGGGAGACGGTGAACATCGGCGGATGGCAGAGCGGTCTGCTCACGGCGGACGGCCTGAAGCACCTGATCATGCCAAGCATTGCCCTCTCCTCCATCATGCTGCCCCTCTTTATCCGCCTGATCCGCTCGGAGATGATGGAGGTGCTGGAGACCGAATATATCAAATTCGCATGGGCCAAGGGCCTGCGCCCCTGGCGTATCCGGTTTGTCCACGCCTTTAAAAACACCCTGCTGCCGGTCATCACGGTCGGCGGCGTTCAGATCGGCATTATGATCGCCTACACGATTCTCACCGAAACCGTCTTCCAGTGGCAGGGCATGGGGTTCATGTTCCTGGAGGCCGTGGAGCGCTCCGACACCACCCTGATTGTGGCCTATATGATCATGGTCGGGGCAATTTTTGTGGTGGTCAACACCGTTGTGGATATCATCTACGGCCTGGTCAACCCGATGGTCCGGGTGACGGGGCGCACATAA
- a CDS encoding efflux RND transporter permease subunit — translation MTEKNTQGGAIAWMAGNSVAANLLMLVLLVGGLFCGTRIRQEVFPEFEMDFVTISVSYPGASPEEVEQGIILAVEEAVRGLDGVSEVTSSANEGRGSVTVEALLGADLQKLANDIQSEVDRVTSFPEDAEEPQVEIASRRRGVISVVIYGDPGERVLREVAETARDNMLRSPDVTQAELSAVRDFEISIEVPQEKLRAHNLTLGEVAERVGAASVELPGGGLKTPSGEVLVRMKERRDYGREFARIPVITRNDGTEVVLDDIATIIDGFEDTDNFATYNGQQAVMIDVYRVGGQTPVDVADAVKAHVARLRESLPPGIGVDTLNDRSEHYRQRMNLLVRNGYLGLMLVFIALGLFLEARLAFWVSMGIPISFLGAMLFLPLMDVSLNMISMFAFIIALGIVVDDAIVVGENIHTWRQEGHSFAEAAVMGAREVAMPVTFSILTNVVAFLPLWFVPGTMGKIFKFIPLVVVTVFLISLIESLFVLPAHLGHQRDRVPRGLTGWFHRQQQRFSNGFSRMVRRVYTPLLDMSLRNRYLVLSVSVALLMCVLAIVISGRMGMTLFPRIESDYAQSIAVLPYGSAVEKTGAVQKTLVNAAKEIAAKNGGDQLVRGIFAQVGASSGATSGSHVAKVRVYLTPPEERPLSTAEFTRHWRKSVGELSGPESLSFKSNAGGPGSGAALTIELSHRDLGVLEAASADLADALGYFPKVRDIDDGFSPGKQQIDYKIRPEGRALGLTARAVARQVRHAFYGAEVVRQQRGRNEVRVMVRLPEAERISEYNLEELIIRTPSGVEVPLRQVVDVSRGRAYTEISRRDGRRVVTVTADVEPPGAASQVLEAVKSETLPDLVRRYAGLSFGFEGKQADMRESMQTLFTGLLGAMLTIYALLAIPFRSYSQPAIVMTSIPFGIVGAVLGHMLMGYSLSIMSMFGVVALSGVVVNDSLVLIDFANRQRQAGKSAHDAVLAAGLQRFRPILLTTLTTFGGLAPMIFETSRQARYLIPMALSLGFGVVFATLITLILVPALYMILEDLHRMIRWLWPDMEKEGVRRPD, via the coding sequence ATGACAGAGAAAAATACCCAGGGCGGGGCCATCGCCTGGATGGCCGGAAATTCGGTGGCCGCCAACCTGCTGATGCTCGTGTTGCTGGTCGGCGGCCTTTTCTGCGGAACCCGGATCAGACAGGAGGTGTTTCCCGAATTTGAAATGGATTTCGTGACGATCAGCGTTTCCTATCCCGGTGCCAGCCCCGAAGAGGTGGAGCAGGGCATCATACTGGCCGTTGAAGAGGCGGTCCGGGGACTGGACGGCGTAAGCGAGGTCACCTCCTCCGCCAACGAGGGACGAGGCTCGGTGACAGTCGAGGCCCTGCTGGGCGCGGACCTTCAGAAGCTCGCCAATGATATTCAGAGTGAGGTGGACCGCGTCACATCTTTCCCGGAGGACGCCGAAGAGCCACAGGTGGAGATCGCATCGCGTCGCCGGGGGGTTATCTCGGTGGTGATTTACGGCGATCCGGGGGAACGGGTGTTGCGGGAAGTGGCCGAGACGGCCCGCGACAACATGCTCCGGAGTCCCGACGTCACCCAGGCGGAGCTGTCTGCCGTGCGGGATTTTGAGATCAGCATCGAGGTGCCCCAGGAAAAACTGAGGGCCCACAACCTGACCCTGGGGGAGGTGGCCGAACGGGTGGGGGCCGCATCGGTGGAACTGCCGGGCGGCGGCCTGAAAACCCCCTCCGGCGAAGTGCTGGTGCGCATGAAGGAGCGCCGGGACTACGGACGCGAGTTTGCCCGTATCCCGGTGATTACCCGGAACGACGGCACAGAGGTGGTACTGGATGACATCGCCACCATCATCGACGGCTTTGAGGATACGGACAACTTTGCCACCTACAACGGGCAGCAGGCCGTGATGATCGACGTCTACCGGGTGGGCGGGCAGACGCCCGTTGATGTGGCCGATGCTGTCAAAGCCCATGTGGCCCGGTTGCGCGAAAGCCTGCCCCCCGGCATCGGGGTTGACACGCTCAATGACCGGTCCGAACACTACCGCCAGCGGATGAACCTCCTGGTCCGCAACGGCTATCTGGGACTGATGCTGGTCTTTATCGCCCTGGGCCTCTTCCTGGAAGCCCGGCTTGCGTTCTGGGTTTCCATGGGCATTCCCATCTCATTTCTCGGGGCCATGCTCTTTCTCCCGCTCATGGATGTCAGCCTCAATATGATCTCCATGTTCGCCTTTATCATCGCCCTGGGCATTGTGGTGGACGACGCCATTGTGGTGGGGGAAAATATCCACACCTGGCGGCAAGAGGGCCATTCCTTTGCAGAGGCCGCGGTCATGGGCGCCCGCGAGGTGGCCATGCCCGTGACCTTCAGTATTCTCACCAATGTCGTGGCCTTTCTGCCCCTCTGGTTTGTGCCGGGGACAATGGGCAAGATCTTCAAATTCATCCCCCTGGTGGTCGTCACGGTTTTTCTGATTTCCCTGATCGAAAGCCTCTTTGTCCTGCCCGCTCACCTGGGCCACCAGCGGGACCGGGTGCCCCGGGGGCTGACCGGGTGGTTTCACCGGCAGCAGCAGCGGTTCAGCAACGGCTTCAGCCGAATGGTCCGCCGGGTTTACACCCCGCTTCTCGACATGTCCCTGAGAAACCGGTACCTGGTGCTGTCCGTCAGCGTCGCCCTGCTGATGTGCGTTCTGGCCATTGTCATAAGCGGTCGGATGGGCATGACCCTCTTTCCCCGGATCGAGTCCGACTATGCCCAGAGTATTGCTGTTCTGCCTTACGGGTCTGCGGTTGAGAAAACCGGGGCGGTTCAGAAAACCCTTGTGAACGCGGCAAAAGAGATCGCGGCAAAAAACGGCGGGGATCAGCTGGTCCGGGGAATTTTTGCCCAGGTCGGTGCATCCTCCGGCGCCACATCGGGCAGCCATGTCGCCAAGGTGAGGGTCTATCTGACGCCGCCGGAAGAACGCCCCCTGAGTACTGCGGAGTTTACCCGACACTGGCGGAAATCGGTGGGGGAACTTTCCGGGCCGGAGTCGCTCAGCTTCAAATCCAACGCGGGCGGTCCGGGGTCCGGGGCGGCCCTGACGATTGAGCTGAGCCACCGGGATCTCGGGGTGCTGGAAGCGGCCAGTGCTGATCTTGCCGATGCCCTGGGCTATTTCCCCAAAGTCCGGGATATTGACGACGGATTTTCTCCGGGCAAACAGCAGATAGATTACAAAATCCGTCCCGAAGGCCGCGCCCTGGGACTGACGGCCCGGGCCGTCGCCAGACAGGTGCGCCATGCCTTCTACGGTGCGGAGGTGGTCCGCCAGCAGCGGGGGCGCAATGAGGTCCGGGTCATGGTGCGCCTGCCGGAGGCCGAACGCATCTCCGAATACAACCTGGAAGAGCTGATCATCCGCACCCCGTCCGGGGTCGAGGTGCCCCTGCGGCAGGTGGTGGATGTCAGCCGGGGGCGGGCCTATACCGAGATCAGCCGGCGGGACGGCCGCCGGGTCGTGACCGTCACGGCGGACGTGGAGCCGCCCGGCGCGGCCAGTCAGGTGCTGGAGGCGGTGAAGTCGGAGACCCTGCCGGATCTGGTCCGCCGCTATGCGGGCCTGAGCTTCGGCTTTGAGGGCAAGCAGGCCGATATGCGCGAAAGTATGCAAACCCTGTTCACAGGCCTCCTGGGGGCGATGCTGACCATCTACGCCCTGCTGGCGATTCCCTTCCGAAGTTACTCCCAGCCCGCCATCGTGATGACCAGCATTCCCTTCGGCATCGTGGGTGCGGTGCTGGGCCACATGCTGATGGGATACAGCCTGAGCATTATGAGCATGTTCGGGGTGGTGGCGCTTTCGGGGGTGGTGGTCAACGATTCCCTGGTGCTGATCGACTTTGCCAACCGCCAGCGCCAGGCCGGAAAGTCGGCCCATGATGCGGTACTCGCGGCAGGGCTTCAGCGGTTCCGGCCCATCCTGCTGACCACGCTGACCACCTTCGGCGGACTGGCCCCCATGATTTTCGAGACATCGCGGCAGGCCCGGTATCTGATTCCCATGGCCCTTTCCCTGGGCTTCGGCGTCGTCTTTGCCACCCTGATCACGCTGATCCTGGTGCCCGCGCTCTACATGATCCTGGAGGATCTGCACAGGATGATCCGCTGGCTGTGGCCGGATATGGAAAAAGAGGGCGTCCGTCGCCCGGATTAA
- a CDS encoding IS4 family transposase, translating into MSKAITVVERTKALLNGNSFKADHRCNPVFFSRNRVLTFRMLILLMLRKSLKSAQLVLNEFFDKMNTGVITVTPGAFTQARSKMLHTAFIELNRKAVVETIYEKDEYEKYRGYRLLGIDGSKVTLPNERDIRQFFGSVRIANQHESTRGEYPVGIASVLYDLLNNVAIDALPGHAKSYEVDLATAHLANYKKIKDLLIFDRNYPSYFFLAFLIHSGISFLGRCSRSSFKEAREMFGRQMIQSRTVTLKPHHTKRKQIGKAGLPMKIRVRFVSVLLETGEVGVLVTSLCDEKLWPTEIFKELYNTRWGVETFYGTLKERLNLENFTGKTVESVRQDFYSTVFISGIESVLTGEARKKLSDKDDKNEYHQLVNKAVSFNTIKNHVTDLFFGESDTEILLEKLTRLFMTNPVCERKNRKFPRKRRPRASLNYHKRFKKIVF; encoded by the coding sequence ATGTCAAAAGCGATAACAGTTGTTGAGAGGACAAAAGCATTGCTGAATGGTAATTCTTTCAAAGCGGATCATCGGTGCAATCCCGTTTTTTTCAGTCGGAACCGGGTACTGACATTCCGTATGCTCATACTTCTGATGCTTCGGAAAAGTCTGAAATCCGCACAACTGGTTCTGAATGAATTCTTTGACAAAATGAATACCGGTGTGATCACAGTGACACCGGGTGCTTTCACTCAGGCCCGGAGCAAAATGCTTCATACGGCTTTTATCGAATTAAATCGTAAAGCGGTTGTTGAAACAATTTATGAAAAAGATGAATATGAAAAATACCGGGGATACCGCCTCCTGGGCATTGACGGCTCCAAAGTGACTCTGCCGAACGAACGTGATATCAGACAGTTTTTCGGATCTGTCAGAATTGCCAATCAGCATGAAAGCACCCGGGGAGAATATCCGGTCGGAATAGCTTCCGTTCTTTACGATCTTTTGAATAATGTTGCGATTGATGCGCTGCCGGGTCATGCCAAATCATATGAAGTGGATTTGGCAACGGCACATTTGGCAAATTATAAAAAAATCAAAGATCTGCTTATTTTCGATAGGAATTATCCCTCATATTTTTTTCTGGCTTTTCTGATTCATTCCGGAATCAGTTTTTTGGGACGTTGTTCCCGAAGTTCTTTCAAAGAAGCCCGTGAGATGTTCGGCAGGCAAATGATTCAAAGCCGGACAGTGACATTGAAACCGCATCATACAAAAAGAAAACAGATCGGAAAAGCAGGACTTCCCATGAAAATCAGAGTGCGCTTTGTCAGTGTGTTGCTTGAAACCGGAGAGGTCGGGGTTCTTGTCACCTCCCTTTGCGATGAAAAACTCTGGCCCACGGAAATTTTCAAAGAACTTTACAATACCAGATGGGGAGTGGAAACATTTTACGGCACACTGAAAGAACGTCTTAATTTGGAAAATTTCACCGGTAAGACCGTTGAAAGTGTCAGGCAGGATTTTTATTCAACTGTTTTTATCAGCGGGATCGAATCCGTTCTGACCGGGGAAGCTCGGAAAAAACTTTCGGATAAAGATGACAAAAACGAATATCATCAGCTGGTTAACAAAGCTGTTTCATTCAATACGATAAAAAATCATGTCACAGATTTGTTTTTCGGAGAATCGGACACTGAAATCCTTTTGGAAAAACTTACGAGATTATTTATGACAAATCCCGTATGTGAAAGAAAGAACCGCAAATTCCCCAGAAAAAGACGACCAAGGGCCAGTCTGAACTATCATAAACGGTTTAAAAAAATAGTTTTCTGA
- a CDS encoding efflux RND transporter periplasmic adaptor subunit gives MQDQHNISPKPSDKNGFSELSPSRRRMRRTIKILLPLLVLSAGIAGAAYIKKSGPKPRKRPPAKAETLVRVMPLRATAERVVVRAMGTVIPARELVLRPRVSGEITDVHPEFTEGGFLKAGEEVLRIDPEDYRLVFEQKQSQVVSANYALKLELGHQDVAKREWQLINGGRKAKATDRELALRKPHLQKARADVAAARAELEQARLNLDRTRVLAPFNAVIQSRNVEIGSQVSAQGQLAELVGTDEYRVQVSVPPDRLRWITIPRKAGENGSEVRIRYGDGNYERTGHVIRLLSGLAAEGRMARLLVSVSDPLNLETPETRQLPLLIGDYVRVEIAGRALEDVFRIPRAALRDDARVWIAGADGLLSIRTVETVWRDRETVLVKSGLRDGERLILSEISAPVDGMRVRVEGSDQNKGGKNAPGTGKRKG, from the coding sequence ATGCAGGACCAACACAATATTTCCCCGAAGCCGTCAGATAAAAACGGCTTCTCCGAGCTGTCCCCCTCCCGTCGCCGGATGCGGCGGACCATTAAGATCCTGTTGCCCCTGCTCGTACTGAGCGCGGGCATTGCCGGGGCGGCCTATATTAAAAAAAGCGGTCCCAAACCCCGCAAAAGGCCGCCTGCAAAGGCCGAGACCCTGGTCCGGGTAATGCCGCTGCGCGCCACTGCCGAACGGGTGGTGGTCCGGGCCATGGGCACCGTGATTCCGGCCCGCGAACTGGTACTCCGGCCCCGCGTTTCCGGTGAGATCACGGACGTTCATCCCGAGTTCACAGAGGGCGGCTTTCTGAAGGCCGGGGAGGAGGTGCTGCGGATCGATCCAGAGGATTACCGGCTGGTCTTCGAGCAGAAACAGAGCCAGGTGGTCAGTGCCAACTATGCGCTGAAGCTGGAGCTGGGCCATCAGGATGTGGCAAAGCGGGAATGGCAGCTGATCAACGGGGGCAGAAAGGCCAAGGCAACGGATCGGGAACTGGCCCTGCGCAAGCCCCATCTTCAGAAAGCCCGGGCTGATGTGGCAGCGGCCAGGGCCGAACTGGAGCAGGCGCGCCTCAACCTCGACCGGACCCGTGTCCTGGCCCCGTTTAACGCGGTGATACAATCCCGGAATGTGGAGATCGGCTCCCAGGTCTCTGCCCAGGGGCAACTGGCCGAGCTGGTGGGCACGGATGAATACCGGGTTCAGGTGTCGGTGCCGCCGGACCGTCTCCGGTGGATTACCATCCCCCGGAAGGCCGGGGAAAACGGCTCGGAGGTCCGCATTCGCTATGGCGACGGAAATTATGAGCGCACCGGCCATGTGATCCGCCTGCTGAGTGGCCTGGCAGCCGAAGGCCGCATGGCCCGCCTTCTGGTCTCGGTCAGCGATCCCCTGAATCTGGAAACGCCGGAGACCCGGCAGCTTCCGCTGCTGATCGGCGACTATGTCCGGGTCGAAATTGCGGGACGGGCGCTGGAAGATGTCTTCAGAATCCCCCGCGCCGCCCTGCGGGATGACGCCCGTGTCTGGATCGCCGGGGCGGATGGCCTGCTCAGTATCCGCACGGTGGAGACCGTCTGGCGCGACCGGGAGACGGTGCTGGTGAAAAGCGGGCTCCGGGACGGCGAGCGGCTGATCCTCTCGGAGATTTCAGCGCCGGTCGATGGCATGAGGGTTCGCGTCGAGGGTTCCGATCAGAACAAAGGGGGAAAGAACGCCCCCGGAACCGGAAAGCGGAAGGGGTGA